A region of the Roseiflexus sp. RS-1 genome:
TGGTGCGCAGGGTATCTTCTGCCGAGAGCGCCAGTGCGAGCGCTTCTGATCCGAGTTGGCTCATCGGCACGCGCATGGTCGTCAACGCCGGTGTCACATCGGCGGCAATCGGGATGTCATCGAAACCGACAATCGACATCTGATCGGGCACTGTGATCCCGCGTTCCCGCAGCGCAGCGAGCGCGCCGATCGCCATCACATCGTTGAGTGCGAAGATCGCCGTGATCGATGGAAAGCGCTCCAGCAGGCGGATCGCCGCCTGTGCGCCGCCATCGCGCGTAAAATCGCCGGGAATGATGGCGTCGGGCGGCAGCGTGATCCCGCCTGCCTGAAGCGCCTGCACAAAGCCGCTGCGCCGATCACGGGAGGTGGTCAGCAGCGCAGGACCGTCGATTATGCCGAATGAGCGATGCCCCAGGTCGAGCAGATAGTGCGCCAGCGCCCGCGCACCGCCGACGTTATCGGGAACAACGGCATCGGCAGCGATATTGTGGCGACCGATGACCGCCACCCGTCCTCCCATTGAGGCAAACGAGTCGAGTCGCTCAGTCATAGATCGGCAGTAGGCGCGATCATCGAGACCGCTGCCTGCCAGAATGATCGCCTCGACGCGCTGCTTCTGCAGCAGATGCACATACTCCAGTTCACGCTGCGGATCGCGGAAGGTATTGCACACGATCATCAACCGCCCGGCATCGGCGGCGCTGCGCTGAATGCCGCGCAGGATTTCTGCAAAGTATGGATCGCTGACGTCGTGGACGATCACCCCCACGGTCTGTGTAGCAGCGCGGGCAAGCGCTTGCGCGTGCGCATTAGGAACGTAGTGCAGTTCACGCGCGGCAGCGGTAACGCGTGCGCGCATCTCATCACTCACGGCGCGCGCGCTGCCGTTGAGCACACGTGATGCAGTAGCCAGCGAAACTCCGGCGCGACGAGCAACATCAGCAAGGGTGACAGCCATACGCTTTTTGCTTCAACCTTCGTTTGACATCCCGATTATACCATGCGATATGCCATTTACTGAAAGCGATTTCCGAAGAACGTTACTGCTGCGAGGGAGCGCCGTCCAGGTCGCGACAGGGTATAATACAAACCAGATCCGCGATCATCCCTCAACCGACGCGGCGCTGCTCAGGATCGGTGTTTGCGCCAGATGCATTGCGGTGTAAACCTGCCAATCGGTCATGAGCGGCAGCGGGAGGAAGGCACACGACAGTGGATACGCCTGTCGAACATCACTATCTCCGCATCAGCGGCATTCGCTTCCATGTCGTCCGCGCAGGGTGCGGTGATCGTCTCCTGCTGCTTTTGCACGGTTTTCCAGAGTTCTGGTGGTCATGGCGTCATCAGATCAACGCATTCGCCGATCACTACACCGTCGTTGCGCCCGATCTGCGCGGCTACAATGAAACCGAGAAACCTGCCCGCGGCTACGAACTGCCGGTGCTGGTGCAGGACATTGTGGAACTGATTCAGGCATCTGGCTTTCAGCGGGCATACGTCGCCGGGCACGACTGGGGCGGCATGATCGCCTGGTCGCTGGCGATTGCGCATCCGGAGCGCGTCGAGCGATTGATTGCGCTGAACATGCCGCATCCGGCGCGTTTCTTCCAGGAACTGCGGCAGAATCCGGAACAACGTCGTCGCTCGCGGTATATCCTCTTCTTTCAGATCCCATGGCTGCCTGAACTTGTGCTGAGTGCGCGCAACGGTGCGGCGTTCGACCGCATTTTTCGTTCGACGCCGATTGATCGAGCGGTGTTCGATGACGAAACGATCCGCTGCTATAAACAGGCGATGGCGCGCCCCGGCGCTCTCACCGCTGCGCTTAACTACTACCGCGCAATGGGACGGTATGGTGCAGGAGATCTGTTTCGCGGCGCCAGCATGCGGGTCACCGTACCGACGTTGCTGATCTGGGGTGAGCAGGATGTCGCATTTGCGCCAGAGGTCGTCCAGAGGACGGAGCGTTTTGTTCCCGATCTGCGCATCTGCATGCTGCCGCACGCGTCGCACTGGGTGCAGCAGGTTGCGCCGCACGAAGTCAATGCCGCTATGCGCGCATTCCTGGAATGACCGAAAGCGCCTGAGCGTGAGCGCGTTTACTGGTGAAACGTATGGCAATCGTCTATCGCCGCATTGAAACCATCGACGAATACCGCGCCGTCGAAGACCTTCAGACGCAGGTGTGGGGCAGCGATGCGCGTGATATCGTTCCGCTCCATCTGCTGCTGACCGCCAATAAGAACGGCGGGCTGGCGCTCGGTGCGTTTGATGCTGACCTGACGCCGCCGGACGATCTGATCGGCTTTGTGTTCGGTTTCGTCGGTCTCACGGCAGCGGGACAGATCAAACACTGTTCGCACATGCTCGGCGTGCTGCCGCACTATCGTGATCGGAGGATCGGCGAGGAACTCAAGCGCCGTCAACGCGACTTTGTGCTTGCGCAGGGCATCACGTTGATGACCTGGACGTTCGACCCGCTCCAGAGTCGGAATGCGCGCCTGAACCTGCGTAAACTCGGCGCTATCTGTCGCACGTATGCGCGTAATCTGTATGGCACGATGAGCGACCGGCTGAACGCCGGGGTTCCCAGTGATCGTTTCGAGGTGGAATGGCATCTGGCATCGCGGCATGTCGAAGCGCGTCTGGCGCGCGCCGAACCTGAGCCAGACCTTGCCACGCTGCTCGCTGAGGGCGGAGTGGTTCTGAACCCGGCGTCCCCCGGCGCCGCCGACGATGCGCCCGCTCCGGTTTGCCGCAATCCGTCCGGCGCTCGCGTGCTCATCCGTTTCCCCACCGACATTCAGGCGATCAAGGCGACGCGACCCGCAGAGGCGCTGACCTGGCGTATGCAGGTGCGCGATCTGTGCGAACGGTCGTTTGCCGCCGGGTATACGATCACCGACGTTCTCACCGCAGGATCGTGCAGTTACTACCTGCTGCACCAGCACTGGAGCATTGTATGAAGATCGAATCAATCACCCTGCACCATATCGATATGCCGCTGGTGGCGCCGTTCGAGACCAGTTTCGGGCGTGAGACGCACCGCCCCTGCATTCTGGTCGAGATGCGTGCAGATGGACGAACCGGTTGGGGCGAATGCGTTGCCGGGGCAGGACCCTGGTATGCGTATGAAACCATTGGCACCGCCTGGCACATCATCGGTGAGTTTCTGGCTCCGATGTTGATCGATCAGGATATCGACTCGCCTGAAGCCATTGTTGAACGGTTTGCCCACGTGCGTGGTCATCCAATGGCGCGCGCCGCCGTCGAAGCCGCATTCTGGGACATTTTTGCTCAGGTGCACGGCGTATCGCTGGCGCGACTTATCGGCGCGACGCGGCAGCGGGTGTCGGTGGGGGTGAGCGTTGGAATCGAACCGACACTCGCCGCCCAACTCGAACGGATTGCGCAATTTGTTGAAGCCGGATATGCACGCATCAAACTGAAGATCAAACCAGGATGGGATGTGACGGTTGTGCGTGCAGTCCGTGATCGCTGGCCCGATATTGCGTTGCAGGTGGATGCCAACTCGGCGTATACCCTTGCTGATGCGCCGGTGTTTCGCGAACTGGACGAGATGAACCTGCTGCTGATCGAGCAACCGCTGCATCACGAAGACATTGTCGATCATGCGCGTCTTCAGGCGCAACTGCGAACTCCGATCTGCCTGGATGAAAGCATTCACTCGCCGGAGCACGCCCGCTGGGCGCTCGATATCGACGCCTGCCGCGTGATCAACATCAAGATCGGGCGGGTTGGCGGACTGACCGCTGCGCGCCAGATCCACGATCTGTGCGCCGATCGCGGCGTACCGGTCTGGTGCGGCGGCATGCTGGAGACGAATGTGGGGCGTGCAGTGAATCTGGCGCTGGCAGCGCTGCCCAACTTTACGCTGCCCGGTGATATTTCCGCCTCGGCGCGCTACTATCACCACGACATTGCGACACCCGACTTTGTGTTGAACGATGACTCGACCATTACCGTTCCCGATATTCCCGGCACAGGCGTCGTCGTTCTGCCGGAGCGCCTGCGCGTCGTACAGGTGCGCGAGATGACGATTGGGAAAGGATGAGACTATTCCCCTGCCATTTCCCGGCAATGGCTGCGTTTATGCTGCGACCATCACTCCGACCGCTTCTTCCAGTGATGTGAATCCGTCGCGGCGCAACCGGCGCGCAAGCCCCTGCTTGATGTCGCGCGCGATTGCAGGTCCTGCGTACACCATGCCGGTATAGATCTGGATTAACCGTGCACCTGCACGAATGTGCTGATAGGCATCCTCCGCCGTGGCGATGCCGCCGACGCCGATCACCGGCGGCGCCCCGTGCGTCAGGCGGTAGATCGCGCCGATGACCTGACGCGCGCGCTGCGTCAGTGGACGACCGCTCAATCCGCCGGTTTCGATTGCCAGCCGGCTGTGCAGATCATCACGCGCCAGGGTGGTGTTGGTGGCAATGAAGGCTGCAATGCCAGCATCGCAACCGGCGCGCACGACTGCTTCGAGTTGATCCGGGGTCTCATCGGGCGACACCTTCAGCGCAATCGGGCGCGGATGCGGCAGAGCGCGATTGAGTCGCGTCAGTTCGTGCAGGAGCGTCTCGAGCGCCGCGCGTTCGTGCAGGCGACGCAAGCCTGGCGTGTTCGGCGATGAGATGTTGACCGCCACATAGTCGGCGATCGGCGCCAGTGCAACGAAGGTTGCGACATAATCTTCAACGGCGCGTTCCAGTGGCGTGTCGCGGTTCTTGCCGATATTGACGCCAACGATAACATCGCGTGAGCGACGCGCGCGCAATGCACGCGCCACCGCAACCATGCCCGGACTGTTGAAGCCGAGGCGATTGATCAGCGCAGTGTCTTCCGGCAGACGAAAGAGGCGTGGACGCGGGTTTCCAGGTTGCGGGCGCGGTGTGACTGTGCCGACTTCGATATGCCCGAAACCGAGGAGCGCCAGCCCATCGACCAGATCGGCGCGTTTGTCGAACCCGGCGGCGACGCCGACAGGATTGGCGAAGTGCAGCCCCGACCAATCGACCGCCAGGAGCGGATCCTCCCAGGCATACAGCGCACGGATCAGACGCGGCAGCAACGGCGCACGACTCGTCACCCGCAGCGCCTTCGCTGTCAGATCATGGGCACGCTCGGCGTCGAGCCGGAAGAGAAGCGGTCGGATCAATGCATAGAGAGAAGTCATTTCAACCCTGTCCAATCTGCCCAACCTCTGTGAGAACCGCTCTGGCGCTCGCATCGGCGTACTCTCATGGTTCATCTCTCCCTGCGATTCTCAT
Encoded here:
- a CDS encoding LacI family DNA-binding transcriptional regulator, encoding MAVTLADVARRAGVSLATASRVLNGSARAVSDEMRARVTAAARELHYVPNAHAQALARAATQTVGVIVHDVSDPYFAEILRGIQRSAADAGRLMIVCNTFRDPQRELEYVHLLQKQRVEAIILAGSGLDDRAYCRSMTERLDSFASMGGRVAVIGRHNIAADAVVPDNVGGARALAHYLLDLGHRSFGIIDGPALLTTSRDRRSGFVQALQAGGITLPPDAIIPGDFTRDGGAQAAIRLLERFPSITAIFALNDVMAIGALAALRERGITVPDQMSIVGFDDIPIAADVTPALTTMRVPMSQLGSEALALALSAEDTLRTIHLPTEMIVRQSTAPPSAT
- a CDS encoding alpha/beta fold hydrolase; the encoded protein is MDTPVEHHYLRISGIRFHVVRAGCGDRLLLLLHGFPEFWWSWRHQINAFADHYTVVAPDLRGYNETEKPARGYELPVLVQDIVELIQASGFQRAYVAGHDWGGMIAWSLAIAHPERVERLIALNMPHPARFFQELRQNPEQRRRSRYILFFQIPWLPELVLSARNGAAFDRIFRSTPIDRAVFDDETIRCYKQAMARPGALTAALNYYRAMGRYGAGDLFRGASMRVTVPTLLIWGEQDVAFAPEVVQRTERFVPDLRICMLPHASHWVQQVAPHEVNAAMRAFLE
- the menC gene encoding o-succinylbenzoate synthase: MKIESITLHHIDMPLVAPFETSFGRETHRPCILVEMRADGRTGWGECVAGAGPWYAYETIGTAWHIIGEFLAPMLIDQDIDSPEAIVERFAHVRGHPMARAAVEAAFWDIFAQVHGVSLARLIGATRQRVSVGVSVGIEPTLAAQLERIAQFVEAGYARIKLKIKPGWDVTVVRAVRDRWPDIALQVDANSAYTLADAPVFRELDEMNLLLIEQPLHHEDIVDHARLQAQLRTPICLDESIHSPEHARWALDIDACRVINIKIGRVGGLTAARQIHDLCADRGVPVWCGGMLETNVGRAVNLALAALPNFTLPGDISASARYYHHDIATPDFVLNDDSTITVPDIPGTGVVVLPERLRVVQVREMTIGKG
- a CDS encoding quinone-dependent dihydroorotate dehydrogenase, which codes for MTSLYALIRPLLFRLDAERAHDLTAKALRVTSRAPLLPRLIRALYAWEDPLLAVDWSGLHFANPVGVAAGFDKRADLVDGLALLGFGHIEVGTVTPRPQPGNPRPRLFRLPEDTALINRLGFNSPGMVAVARALRARRSRDVIVGVNIGKNRDTPLERAVEDYVATFVALAPIADYVAVNISSPNTPGLRRLHERAALETLLHELTRLNRALPHPRPIALKVSPDETPDQLEAVVRAGCDAGIAAFIATNTTLARDDLHSRLAIETGGLSGRPLTQRARQVIGAIYRLTHGAPPVIGVGGIATAEDAYQHIRAGARLIQIYTGMVYAGPAIARDIKQGLARRLRRDGFTSLEEAVGVMVAA